TAGATCTTACAATATTACACACTGTTCTGTTTCATATACTGTATTCATATACAATATTCTGTTTCATATACTGATCTTGAATTTCTAGTAAGCGGCATGCACTCAAAGATCCTTCCACTGAATAGATAAGTGAGTACTATCAGTCTTGCCTGTACTGATCACTTGCTGGGAGACGCTGGTTAAAGGGAGGATCAATTCCAGTCATCCTATCTCCCAAATAGGTGCCTGATATCTAATCAGCTTTTGCTGATTGTATAGAAACTAACAGGATAATTTCCCGTTCTGCCATCTGTGTTAAATGAAGTATCCACTTCCAAGTTTAAACTAACTACCGTTTGTCATTATGTCCAAActggaaactgtggttagtttcAACTGTGATTCATTGGAACAAGTCAAGACCAGAAAGCATGGTTTCTGTATCAACAAATCATAgtttaaactaaccacagtttgcccTTTTGGAAAGTATTCACAAACTGCAGTTGGTTTTAACCAAATTCCTCTGATCTCTTCCTCAGATACACGCCAAAGGATGAGAAGGGAGAGCCTGTCTCTGAGGCCAGAGAGGACTTGTTCACGATCTAATGCTTTATTAATTTGTCCTGCTTTATTTGGTGGAGAGTTTTAATCAGAAGTGAATAAATTATGTTATTTTTCCTACGGTAACAAAAGCATCTTGTATTATGAAGCATTAGTATCGTTAGAAAAGATTATATGGGTATTCTTGAGTATAAAGGACTAATCAAACAATTAAACCTCCGAGGTAGAACAGTGACACTAAGCTACTTTGAATGGCAAATCTAATTTAGAAGGGAAGTGGAAACCGTAACTTGAAACCTCAAGGAGGGCATGAAATGAACACACGTTTCAGGTAACTTGTAAACAATATGCTGTGTTCCTTCCTTCTAAAATAACACAAAGCTTGATGGAGCAGTATTATCTTCCTCAATTCCAGGCTATGTAAATAATGAAAATCTCACGGAATCACCTGGAGTTAGATTTGAAAAGCCAAGATATTGTCAGCTTTTAGCATCAAACATGTTGATTATGGGAAATGGATCAAGCTTTGTTTTCCTTGAACAAGTGGTTATGTACAAGAAGTGCCTTTCAAAAATAattattctaatacagtggtacctcgggttaagaacttaatttgttctggaggcccattcttaacctgaaactgttcttaacttgaggtaccactttagctaatggggccttctcactgctgctgctgttctcatcttgaagcaaagttcttaacccaaggtactatttctgggttaacagattctgtaacctgaagcgtctataacctgaggtaccactgtatagaattctACCTTTCCTTATCAAAACGTATGTGGGGGAAATTATATTTCTGTTTGCACACCaaaacttcctctccctctcctctctccacctgccctctccaaatctgcttcAAAGGGTTGCGGAAAAACTTAAGACAGATTATGGGGAGTTGCAGTGGTGGACAGGGAGATGAGAAAGAAGAGCATTTCTGCTGTATGTCCAGAAGTCTTTGTGCTAACGGAACTACCTCACAGGTGTTGGCATCTCTAGTAATGATTGTTATGTCCAACACAGTGTGGTCAGATTTGTCAATAAATGCCATGGAGATGTCAGCAGATCCAACAACATCGGCAAAAAGGGGAAACTTCTGGATTTACATGCTGGATTTCAACCTGGAGGACAGTATCACTTAGCTTCAGCGACTGAAGGCTTTCTGAGCCTTCCATCCTCAAAGTTCTGTAACGGCATCATCATTTCATTTTGATGGAACAGCTAGTTCCATCTAGTTCCTTTTGGAGTTCCATCCAGCTAGTTCCATTTGGAGAATCCAAAACATTTTGCAACATAAATTTAAAATACCCTGTTTTGTTAATCACAGTATTCATTTAGTGATTAACAAGTCCTTAAAGGGATCCAGAGCAAGCCTGTGTGAAGTACAATTTGATGTTTCTATAACAGTATTTAAGAGTGGAAGctcaaagaattttaatttatcTTAAGAATACGTGCAGTGTAAAATATGTACATTGTTCATACACACCCCGCCTCCAAGCACTCATTAATGACACACAGCAACAATTTACCTTTAATTTGACTTGCTCAATGAATTCAAAACATTCAGGGAAATAGGAGGCAATGTCAGTCTCTGGCAGGTCAAGAATAGGAATGGTCTTATATATGTAGTCATTGGGGAAGGCATTTGCAACTCCATAGGCTACGTTGAGAACGTGGGTAACCTAAAATACAAAAGAGAAATCAagacagaggcagctttgcaaccTCTACATTCTGCCATGGCTGAGGACCTCAGTCAACAACAGCTGAGCAATCTTTCACAAAGGCTAACTTGCTTCCATTTTATTTCTTGAACCCAAGTTCAAAACTGCGATGAAATTAAATATTTTGCTATACACAAATATTAAACCAGGCCCTACAAAGCTTAATGAATGTGACCTAATGGAGCTGAAGAATAATGTAAGACTAAGAGCAGCCCACTTTAACCCGCACTTAATCCAATGGAGACATAGTCACCTCAATCCTAAACATATTAGTTGAAGACTATAGGGACAATTAAAGCATCGGAACTAAATCCCAGTGAGTTCAGTACTGCCTGCTTTCGAGTGTaactatgcataggattgcagtttaaCATTTAAGTAGAACTTACTGCCATCTAAGCGTGCATAGGATACATTTCAGTTATCTTCTGTCTTGTATAAGGAGTCATATAGTCTTATATTTTGCAATTCCCTCAAATGCTGAGCAACATAAGTTTCAAATAAACTTAAATAAAACCTACTGCCAGATATCCAACATTCATCCCCCACGaggccattgaaatcaatgggtgtAAGTCACTTAAGTCCATTTATTCCAAGGGCTCTACTCCGAGTATGACTTAGCTGGCGATGCCCCTTTGAAAAGTTCGATCTCTTTAACATGAGACAGCTTTTTAATAATGGTGATTacgtttttaaaacacacatagcTTCATTACCCTGTATTTTTGCATTGTCTCCAGGTCATGGGCAGCATCTTGTGACCCTGTGAGGAGAGAACAACATTTTATTCGGTAACCTGGGCAAGGAGTAAGATACAGAGCGCAATACCACCCAGCCTATTTCGGATGAAGCCACGGGCTTGTTTCAAATAACACTAAAAGGTGAGTGGCAGAGGCCATAACATTTTACAAGAGCTAGGAAAGATGAAACCCTTAAATGTCTTGCAAGTCTATTAAAGCAGGCAGATCAATATATAAATACAAGCTTCCTAATAATACCCATATGCATCCATTTCTTGGCTCCACCTACGTACCAAGCAACAGCCAGGGCTTCACCACACCAACTTGAAGATCCAGACTCAGGTCTTGCACATAACCACAGCCATCCCCATCGTTACCATCCGCTACTTCCACCACTTGCATCCGAGCATCCTTCCAGGTCTCTATGATTCTCTTCCCACTTAGAGTAGTCACTCTGGTGCATTGTTTCTTCAGATTAGTCCTGGAAAAGGATTTGATTTCCTGGGTGAGCGAGTGCATTACATGGGCAAAGAAGCCTTCAAGCTAGTAATAGCAAAGGAGGAGAAAACAGGGGtgtgtggggggaaagaaagtctCTTTGCCTATGGCTCTTTCTTTCCGTGGTGGTGCGTAGATCTTTTCCAACCTTTCACACAGTGCCTGCCCTGAACGCAGTGGCACCCTGCCTAGGAGAGTCAGTCTGCTAGAGGCAGGCTGgcaggcaaagagaaagaaagcttGTGTACTCTATTCAGCTTCCCTTTTTCTAAGACCTTTGTGTAAGGCGGCTTTCGATTGGCCACAGGGAAGTGCTTCTGGATTGGTTCAGAGCCCTTTTGTGCCAAGCAGAGAGAAATCTCTCCCGGCTGCCGGATGAAATAACACACAGCGAACACTGAGATCTGCTCACACTTTTTCTCGTTTTCCATATCTCTTTGTGGCTGGCAAACCACAGTGTACAGACACCTTTCAAAATGCAAAGTTGAAACGTGCGCTGAAATATTGGGGAGCAGGATGTTCCTCTTATTTGTCtgtttattggatttatatacgACCCTTCATcgcaagatctcagggtggttcgcagaatataatacaaaataaaaacaagtaaataagtaaaacaaaacagcaaaacaatacccccctttcccacagacacatttaaaaggctgtaggataataaacaagaaatggaggcagtgagagattttactttcttggactccatgatcactgcagatgatgacagcagtcatgaaattaaaagacgcctgcttcttgggagaaaagcgatgacaaacctagcatcttaaaaagcagaggcatcacattgccaacaaaggtccgtatagttaaagccatggttttcccagtagtgatgtatggaagtgagagctggaccataaagaaggctgatcgccaaagaattgatgcttttgaattatggtgctggaggagactcttgagagtcccatggactgcaagaagatcaaacctatccattcttaaggccctgagtgctcactggaaagacagattgtgaagctgaggatTTATATACGACCCTTCATcgcaagatctcagggtggttcgcagaatataatacaaaataaaaacaagtaaataagtaaaacaaaacagcaaaacaatacccccctttcccacagacacatttaaaaggctgtaggataataaacaagaaatggaggcagtgagagattttactttcttggactccatgatcactgcagatgatgacagcagtcatgaaattaaaagacgcctgcttcttgggagaaaagcgatgacaaacctagcatcttaaaaagcagaggcatcacattgccaacaaaggtccgtatagttaaagccatggttttcccagtagtgatgtatggaagtgagagctggaccataaagaaggctgatcgccaaagaattgatgcttttgaattatggtgctggaggagactcttgagagtcccatggactgcaagaagatcaaacctatccattcttaaggccctgagtgctcactggaaagacagattgtgaagctgaggctccaatactttggccacctcatgagaagagaagactccctggaaaagacccctgatgttgggaaagatggcgcgcacaaggagaaggggacgacagaggacgagatggttggacagtgttctcaaagctacgaacatgagtctgaccaaactgcgggaggcagtggaagacaggagtgcctggtgtgctgtggtccatgaggtcacgaagagtcggagacgactaaagaacaacaggataataatcagccaaaggcctggttgaaaaggaacgcttttgcctggtacctaaaagtatataatgaaggcaccaggcaatcctccctggggagagcattccacaaactgggagccactacagaaaatatcccgttcttgtgttgtcaccctTTTGATCTCACCTTAGCTGTCAagcatcccttatttggtgggacagtcccttatcccagtgccatgtcccgctgctgtcccttaaatttcccaggtttcaaaggaagcagctcctctccctccctccctgccggccagggaggagggaggctccaactgtgttgcttggctgtgttgctcacccaataaggagtctaagaacgactgggggtggtggagcttgcatgccttgtgccgatcaaatccgctgcgttgcctggggactcgcctttgctcagtccttcccagcggagaggtgacggtggttttccttgctgcaacccctttgccgggttgctgcgctatgggaaccaccacttgaggcttcgtttggctgctggttgactaaaatcccttattttggctgctggtcccttattttcaaggctgctggtcccttattttcaaatctgtaagttgacagctatggatctcacacagaggaggcacacaaagaagggcctcagaacgcagagtctgggacggtttatatggggagaagcagtcctagaggtattgcagtcctgagacataagggaaagagaaaggggagggcaGCATTGTGGATGGAATTCCCACTGaacaaaatgtttattgaatgtttAGAAAGGTTAGTTGGTGGACGTGGCTATTTTGAGGAGCATGATACTACTGGGGAATAAGAGTTGGGTTGTAGCGTAGCAGCgctgaagagaagaagaaaaagaccatCTTCAGCCCAGTGGAAAAGTttgtgcagtggtggctggtgcccttgGGACTGATAGAGCAGAAGACGGGGAGctgaacagtaggtggagccagagaaaaCTAAtgctagttttgtccccatcctcttccctgctgagttctacaagggcaacactgagacaaaggaggagaaagctgGCAGGCAGTGACGGATGAACTGGTTGCAAGCAGGAAGGTAGGCAAATGGCTGATGGAGGGCAGGATGATGTTGGTGGGCCAATGTCCCATtcatcctaatggaccagcctccatttatttgtatttatagtTCTACCAGTGGATTCCAGTGATTGATGCCCTTGGGAAGTGCTtatgagttacagtggtacctcgggttacatacgcttcaggttacatacgcttcaggttacatacgcttcaggttacagactccgctaacccagaaatattacctcaggtttagaactttgcttcaggatgagaacagaaatcgtgctccggcagcgcagcaggccccattagctaaagtggtgcttcaggttaagaacagtttcaggttaagtacggacctccggaacgaattaagtacttaacctgaggtaccactgtattgaacacCAGTCGCTTTAATTTGTGACAACTTTAATTTGTGACAACCTTAATTAGTgacaaaaaattatttttatatcatTGTAATCTTCCCCCTCCAATTCCCCGAAGCGTGCTCTGagctaatataaaaataaaaattcatccCACACATATGCCTGTATGGCTTCTGATCGCATGAGattttgctgcttaagtggactAAATTCTGATGCATCGGCTGATCTTTCTTTTGCACTTACAGCCCATCCTTCACCCAATGGTCTTAGGGTGggttacaaaaacatcaaattaAAACAAGTGCAAATTGAGGGAGCAAGGGGATGGGGGTCTCCCAAACAAGGAGACTAGTGCCTCTATGTTTTCTCCACCATTGCTAATAGGAGCTCCGGAGGGTTGAGGAAATTTCCTTTGGGgaatcactggggggggggggggcaatccaaATCATTTCCCTCCATGATTGCTTTTAGGAGATCTGCAGTCAGATTGCTTACATTTTTATTTGAAAGTAATTTCCATTGACCTCAGtgggcttactccaaggtaagtggtGCTTAACAAGGCAGTCTCTGTTGTGAATCTCTCATGTAACTTTTGTTTGGCCCTCAGGAAGTTTTATTCCTTGAAAAAAAGAAACCTTTGCATGCTATTTGAGCATACTACTCAGAGATCCATTACTAACGAATTAAAGCATAACTGAAAAACGAAAAATCAGGGCAAATGTTTCTCCTGCGAAGCATAatgcaaactgatttggaaaAGCCCTTAAGCATATACTTGACTTCAAACACATTAGCAGTTTGCTTTGACTATAGCATAAGAGACTACTCACATTATTAATTTTTGGTGCTTTATTACATCAAGTTTTAGCAATGATGCCTTGGTGGGAGTATATCAAGTCCTATGTGAGAACTATCTATGTATGTAAGAGAAGAAATCTGTTCTGTGTTAGATTTCCCTCCCCGTGGTATTTTCCAGGATCCTATATTtgcttaattaaaaaacaaattattatAAATACCATCTGCTGTTATCACCTGCAGCCATTTTTCATTAACCAACAAAcgtttattcatttttaattttatgtgaaaagcaaattaaaaataaataaataaaatctcacAGGTGCAGATTTTCCTCAAAGTGTTAAATCTTGACATAAGTGCTGtttccactgtaataataataaccaccacAAGGTAACCATAATTATAACAACCCTAACACATACCTGGCAACATCAAAGAAAATACTGTTCTATATTTGCATACATTTATATGTGAATACAACATTATAATATAATGATAGGGGTTTTCTATGAAATGATATAGAGTTATGGAAACCAGCAAACCATTGCATAAATCAGAAGATTTAAgaccagaaaaaaataaagaaatgttggaatgaaatccTATGATTATAAGACCTTCTCTTTTGACTTTAGGAGAGTTATTATAAAAGTGTGTTCCAGATTTTGCATGTGACTGGTAGCTGACTGCAATAATTTATTAAAAACCAGCCGTCAAGATGCATACAGCTCTAGCCTTCATTTATGACTATGGCTTTAGATTTAGGTTTTCAAATCTAGTTAGCATGCAACGTATGTGTTCTTATTATCTTACTGTAGGGGACAAGAGGAGATAacttacaaaaaattaaaattataagcTGTATTATGCAACAGCACTGCAGGGGCTGGCTTTCATTATCACCCAAGACACTCAAGCTTATGGAcatatgttttatttgtttatccaTTTCTCAGTCACCTTTCCAACATACCTTATGCACAGATTGCTTTTGTGCATTTCCTGCCTTTGTAGGCTGAATTCAATACCAAAACTGCCCTATTTTCTGTATTAGAAGCACTTGTAGGCGACATATTCCAAAGCTAGGGAGCTATGTATCAGCTGATGCAGCAAAAGCGCCCCCTATGCTGCTGCAACACCTGATATGTTGCATAATTCCTGGGGTATGCCAATGGACTCCTCCATGAGCACAATGCTTGTGCCAGTGAaaatatgccaaaatggctaaaattGGATAGTTTCATGAGTGGGATAGGGACAGCACAGGGGGACACATACCATATTCCATATCTGGGCTACAACCTGAGTTGCTCCTGTCAGTGGTGCAACCTAACGCGGACTAGCATCattgaattttagagttggaggggaccccaggggtcatctaatctaaccccctgcaatctcagctaaagcatccatgacagatgaccatccaactctgcttaaaaacctccaaggaaggagagtccaccatctctcgtgggagtctgttccactgctgaacagttcttactgtcagaaagtcgtccccccccccccgaatgtttagtcggaatctcctttcttgtaacttggagccactgtctcgagtcctaccctcaagagcaggtGTGCCCCATCTTATACTGGTGCAGCTACTTATTCCTGCAcaagtgtagaacctgacatttgtccctatttaaattcattttgttcatttaggccaggcatgtccaaagtccgttttgtgGGTCTAATCCGGCCTGCTGGCTGGTTCAATCCAGTCCCTGTGGCAGCTCAACAACTTGGgttggccctcatgcatgttcacttcatcaaatctggccctctttgaaaaacgtttgggcacccctggtttAGGCCCTGCTCTCCAATCCATTAAGGTCacattgaatcccaattctgtattCTGCGGCAtaggctacccctcccagtttggtgtcatctgaaaaTTTGATAAATTTGCCTAACAAAGAAACTGACTCAACCAGTTCAACAGGTTCCCTCTATTACAAATCTTGCAGATACCAAATTACATGTTTGGTTAGATCCATGAGCATCATCCaaaccaacccccacccccatcctaaACAATACTGTTATAAGTATAAGAAAGGTATGCTGGAAAGAAGGAGGACAAAGGCCAGTCCTCCATGAGCTTCTCGGCAGGCCCCAGCTCCATACAGGAGACCTGAGCAGTGTGTGGACCCAAACTCTTTATCTAACCATCTGCACCCATACTATCCTACCCATATCTTAAGATCTGCTCTCCTGTTCTGCCCATCCCCATGACTGGTAAATTGGGTGTTCATATATTAAACCCTGCTAGTGTGTTTATGGAGGTCATAACTGCAGTGTTCAGGTTTGCAGTAAAATCGCCCCCTGCTGTCATGGGCATGGCCATGAAATTCAGACAGTTGTTTGAAAGCAGGTGTGTGGGTTATGATTGACAGTAAGCGGGTGGAAAAGAATGTCAAGAGTGTCTGTTGAGGGATGACAATTGAGAGTGGAGAGCATGGCTGTGACCAGCAGAAAGACTGAGGGGGAAATGCGATGAGGGAGATACTGAAGtagctttaaaaaaagttaagGTAGCTATTATGAAACTTAAAATGGTTGTTTTAGGAAACGAAATAACTGAGAGAAATTGAATTTGACAGATGCGCCCATCCCTGCTCAGAAGTTTGATGACCATAATGTTCACAAGTGAGGCCCTCTGActttaatgggatttactcccaagaaATATGCATGCACAGGATCACAACTTCAGAGTGTTAGGAAGAGGGTCTCTGGGAGTAGAACGCAGTCTGCAACTTCTATCGTATGAAAACTTGGGAGCAAATAATAAAGACACTTTAAAACTTCCAAACCCAGACCAGTTAATGCTATATGACTGGAATGCTATCTTTTACCGGCTTAAATTTATGACACAGCCAGATTaagtctacagtggtgcctcgcaagatgaaattaattcgttccgcgagttttgtcatcttgcgatttttttcgtcttgcgaagcacagtgttgggaaagttttggaaaagcttcaaaaatcaccaaagtctttaaaaacctcaaaaaaggctaccacaccgcgttctatgagttgctcctcgagatcaagtcacaactgtattaacggtgttaagaaaaaggaaacaaacttgcaagacgttttcgtcttgcaaagcaagcccatagggaaaatcgtcttgcgaagcagctcaaaaaaccaaaaaccctttcgtctagcgagttttttgtcttgcgaggcattcgtcttgcgaggtaccattgtaaatgaAAAAGTATTCAACAACTTCTCAAAGGTACACAACCTGTCCCAAACCTAAGATCTCATGTGGAAGTTCTCCTCTGGCTGTTCCGGCTTACAAAAGCGAGATGGGTAATGACTGGGAtgagagccttttcagtggtggaccCAGTTATGGAATACCCTCCCCAGGCAGGTTCAGAAAGGGCCAACTCTTTTATCATTTAAATGGCAAATTAAGACTTTTTATTTCTCCAAGGTTTTTCATAGATGATCTATGgcagctgtttttgttgttgtttgatttTACCATGATCACAGACTGCTTTTCCTTGCCGTGGCTTCaattgttttgttctttaaatGAAGGGTTTCTTGCAAACGGCTTTGATGCTTGGATGGTATAGCCCATGTAAGATTTTAAATACTACTTGCTTCCTCATGACACTGGTTTGAATTTTGTTCTGCCTTTTGTGTTTCGATTTCACAACTCCTATGGAAGTTATTTTGATACTGCCTGGTCTTGTATTTCCACTCTTTCTATGTAAATTGCTAGACTCATCTACGCAGTTTCATTGCCCAGCTACACCCAGAGGAGGAGAAGAACAGAAGCAAGCAGAAGCAACATTCCTGGCACCTTCTCAGATTTTTCTTAAGTCAATTTCCTGATCCTCAGCCATATCCCCCCAAGCAAAAGGTGGTACTTCAACAGACAGCATTTGCTTTTTCAGAAAGGgcattcataaattttaattattttttatttgttcttcCAGTAGCCTTTCACGCAATCTTAGATTACTCCACCCGCACCCTCCgctgctactcccccccccccattctgagaACGTACacaggtattttaaaaaaataatcccagGAATTACCGGAAGTTCGGATCTTCTCACTACCGCTTTATTCCACTTTTAAACTTTTATCCAGTTCCATATTTTCTTATAATgcaggtagggacgcgggtggcactgtggtctaaaccactgagccccttggtcttgccaatcggaaggttggcggttcgaatccccgcgacggagtgagctcccattgctctgtcccagctcctgccaacctagcagttcgaaagcagaccagtgcaagtagataaataggttcttttcctgtggcaggaaagtaaacagtgtttccatacgCTCTGGCtttcatcacagtgtcccattgtgccagaagcagtttagtcatg
The Podarcis muralis chromosome 1, rPodMur119.hap1.1, whole genome shotgun sequence DNA segment above includes these coding regions:
- the DUSP19 gene encoding dual specificity protein phosphatase 19, giving the protein MHSLTQEIKSFSRTNLKKQCTRVTTLSGKRIIETWKDARMQVVEVADGNDGDGCGYVQDLSLDLQVGVVKPWLLLGSQDAAHDLETMQKYRVTHVLNVAYGVANAFPNDYIYKTIPILDLPETDIASYFPECFEFIEQVKLKDGVVLVHCNAGVSRAAAIIIGFLMHSEGLNFSRAFSLVKNARPAICPNPGFMEQLHKYHQCNNKSMET